From a single Lewinella sp. LCG006 genomic region:
- a CDS encoding rod shape-determining protein: MKLFSLFKQELAIDLGTANTLIIQDGVVVVDEPSIVAYNRRSEETIAVGRKAMQMHEKTHEEIKTIRPLKDGVIADFKAAENMIEGMIRMIGRKRRFFTHLKMVICIPSGITEVEKRAVFDSADHVDSKETYLIYEPMAAALGIGLDVEEPIGNMIIDIGGGTTEIAVIALSGIVTDQSIRIAGDELTTDIMNYMKRQHNILIGERTAEQIKIHVGSALPVLEDPPADFAVNGRDLMTGIPKQIFVTYQEIAHAIDESITAIEEAVLRALEATPPELASDIYRTGLYLTGGGALLRGLDKRISSKTKLPVHVAEDPLRAVVRGTSAALADTDRYMPILIPRGSV; the protein is encoded by the coding sequence ACCATCTATCGTTGCGTACAATCGACGTTCGGAAGAGACCATCGCTGTTGGCCGGAAGGCTATGCAGATGCACGAGAAAACACACGAAGAGATAAAAACCATTCGCCCCTTAAAAGACGGTGTTATCGCCGACTTTAAAGCCGCGGAAAATATGATCGAAGGGATGATCCGGATGATCGGCCGTAAACGCCGATTTTTCACACATCTCAAAATGGTCATCTGTATTCCTTCAGGGATTACAGAAGTAGAAAAACGTGCCGTATTCGACTCTGCTGACCACGTTGACTCTAAAGAAACTTACCTCATCTATGAACCAATGGCCGCAGCTTTGGGTATTGGCCTTGACGTAGAGGAGCCGATCGGTAATATGATTATTGACATTGGTGGAGGTACGACGGAGATTGCTGTAATCGCGCTTTCTGGTATCGTAACTGACCAGTCGATCCGTATCGCTGGTGACGAGCTTACTACGGATATCATGAATTACATGAAGCGGCAGCACAATATCCTCATCGGAGAACGTACCGCTGAGCAAATCAAAATACACGTAGGTTCGGCATTACCTGTTTTGGAAGACCCTCCGGCAGACTTTGCGGTCAATGGTCGCGATTTGATGACGGGTATCCCTAAGCAAATTTTTGTGACCTACCAGGAGATCGCTCACGCTATTGATGAATCGATTACGGCCATCGAAGAGGCAGTGCTGCGGGCATTGGAGGCTACACCACCAGAGTTGGCCAGTGACATTTACCGCACCGGGCTTTATTTGACTGGGGGAGGGGCTTTGCTTAGAGGGCTGGACAAAAGGATCAGTTCCAAGACCAAGCTTCCTGTCCACGTGGCAGAAGATCCGCTTCGGGCGGTGGTTCGAGGTACTAGTGCTGCGCTAGCAGATACCGATCGCTATATGCCAATTCTAATTCCTCGGGGTAGCGTATAA